A stretch of bacterium DNA encodes these proteins:
- a CDS encoding cytochrome C oxidase subunit IV family protein, which produces MSDHAEEHGDSHYIKIYFWLLALLVVSFIGPEAGIQWLTLVTAFGIAVVKAYMVAVHFMHINLTPRYVIYTVVTCLIFMLLFFAGAAPDVMKDRGTNWEKPAWIEAERAYAAGEVSGVSSHGEDHAEGHGDGHAEGEGHATDGHEAAGH; this is translated from the coding sequence ATGAGTGACCACGCAGAAGAACACGGCGACAGCCACTACATCAAGATCTACTTCTGGCTCCTGGCCCTCCTCGTCGTCTCGTTCATCGGGCCGGAGGCGGGCATCCAGTGGCTGACGCTCGTGACCGCCTTCGGGATCGCGGTCGTGAAGGCGTACATGGTTGCCGTGCACTTCATGCACATCAATCTGACGCCCCGCTACGTGATCTACACGGTCGTGACCTGCCTGATCTTCATGCTGCTCTTCTTCGCCGGCGCCGCGCCGGACGTCATGAAGGACAGAGGAACCAACTGGGAGAAGCCCGCCTGGATCGAGGCCGAGCGCGCCTACGCCGCCGGGGAGGTCAGCGGTGTCTCGTCCCACGGCGAAGACCACGCCGAAGGGCACGGTGACGGCCACGCGGAAGGCGAAGGACACGCGACCGACGGACACGAGGCCGCTGGACACTAG
- a CDS encoding ATP-binding protein yields MISTLGLTLTIFVAGWIAIGSIQRPSVGFGSRAFALFGVLIALWAAGEIMISLATSPAEIRWARRGFFLAAAGLPAAWFWLGARAAAPDWYRRDPRRVVLAFATPAFFYSCLYWDRAVRFVAWEAKPPQHGPWFELFMNHQYLLCLAGTGYFLRAALRIGRTSVPAMVTLASGVAVPMVVNLLYYFRVTESDWTAVALGPSALVIWLAALEAGLATNLSADRSDVIDQLDVGVIVADPDGRIVSANHAAARLSELDQLQGLLLPEAVAAAQQRPDAVIETRGIALSGRFGVTGHALILTDRTEAESSRRRLELGGRLEALGSLTAGIAHEVNNPLAFIQANLSSLDETAKMLAAPEVRPHLDEALREGVDDMSCVIEETQEGVERIRQLVQRLKTFSRTPDLSATAIEIDLVRSVKQAAAIASIGQPSTAIRLAGDARLAIISIETAVFQILVNLLLNAIQSDPESPNVEVFLEARESGALVRIADRGPGISDSLLPRIFDPFFTTKPKGTGLGLSLSYDLARQLGGDLSAANREDGGACFSLWLPWSPPSAGAEDESAAPPVA; encoded by the coding sequence ATGATCTCGACCCTCGGACTCACGCTGACGATCTTCGTGGCGGGCTGGATCGCCATCGGTTCGATCCAACGCCCATCCGTGGGGTTCGGCAGCCGCGCGTTCGCGCTCTTCGGCGTCCTGATCGCCCTCTGGGCCGCCGGCGAGATCATGATCTCGCTGGCCACCTCGCCCGCCGAGATCCGCTGGGCGCGACGGGGATTCTTTCTTGCCGCCGCCGGTCTGCCCGCAGCGTGGTTCTGGCTCGGCGCCCGCGCGGCCGCGCCGGACTGGTATCGGCGCGATCCGCGACGGGTCGTGCTCGCCTTCGCGACGCCAGCCTTCTTCTACTCCTGTCTCTACTGGGATCGAGCCGTCCGCTTCGTCGCGTGGGAGGCGAAGCCCCCCCAGCACGGGCCGTGGTTCGAGCTCTTCATGAACCACCAGTACCTGCTCTGTCTGGCCGGGACCGGCTACTTCCTGCGGGCGGCGCTCCGGATCGGTCGGACGAGCGTGCCGGCGATGGTGACCCTCGCCTCGGGTGTCGCGGTCCCGATGGTGGTGAACCTGCTCTACTACTTCCGGGTGACCGAGTCCGATTGGACCGCCGTGGCCCTCGGCCCTTCGGCTCTGGTGATCTGGTTGGCCGCGCTCGAGGCCGGTCTCGCCACGAATCTCTCGGCGGACCGCTCCGACGTGATCGACCAGCTCGACGTCGGCGTGATCGTGGCGGATCCGGACGGTCGAATCGTGAGCGCGAACCACGCGGCGGCACGTCTCTCCGAGCTCGATCAGCTGCAGGGTCTGCTCCTTCCGGAAGCCGTCGCTGCCGCGCAGCAGCGTCCCGACGCCGTGATCGAGACGCGCGGCATCGCCCTCTCCGGTCGCTTCGGCGTGACCGGCCACGCTCTGATCCTGACCGACCGAACCGAGGCCGAGTCGTCGCGCCGACGGCTGGAGCTGGGCGGCCGCCTCGAAGCGCTCGGATCGCTCACCGCGGGCATCGCCCACGAAGTCAACAATCCGCTGGCCTTCATCCAGGCGAACCTCTCCTCCCTCGACGAGACCGCGAAGATGCTCGCGGCTCCGGAGGTGCGCCCCCATCTCGACGAGGCGCTGCGCGAAGGCGTCGACGACATGTCGTGTGTGATCGAGGAGACCCAGGAGGGCGTCGAGCGCATCCGGCAGCTCGTCCAGCGGCTCAAGACCTTCTCGCGGACGCCGGATCTCTCCGCGACCGCCATCGAGATCGACCTCGTCCGTTCGGTGAAGCAGGCCGCCGCCATCGCTTCGATCGGACAGCCGAGTACGGCGATCCGGCTGGCCGGCGACGCACGGCTCGCGATCATCTCGATCGAGACGGCGGTGTTCCAGATCCTCGTGAACCTCCTGCTGAACGCGATCCAGTCCGATCCGGAGTCACCGAACGTCGAGGTCTTCCTGGAGGCTCGGGAATCGGGCGCGCTCGTCCGCATCGCCGACCGCGGGCCCGGCATCTCCGACTCCCTGCTGCCCCGGATCTTCGATCCCTTCTTCACGACGAAGCCGAAGGGGACGGGGCTCGGCCTCTCACTCAGCTACGACCTCGCGCGACAGCTCGGGGGGGATCTGTCGGCAGCGAATCGCGAGGACGGCGGGGCCTGCTTCTCCCTCTGGCTTCCGTGGTCGCCGCCGTCGGCCGGCGCCGAGGACGAATCCGCCGCCCCGCCTGTGGCATGA
- a CDS encoding YheU family protein, with protein sequence MDDERSAPAPPSSAEGTGVELDPDQLSPGALRGLVEEYVTREGTDYGHGDWSLEDKVAQVFRQLECGDARIVFDLEQESASIVTAPELALHALEPPPRAANG encoded by the coding sequence ATGGACGACGAACGCTCCGCTCCTGCGCCTCCTTCATCCGCCGAGGGCACGGGCGTCGAGCTCGATCCCGACCAGCTGTCACCCGGCGCCCTGCGCGGCCTCGTCGAGGAGTACGTGACCCGAGAGGGCACGGACTACGGCCACGGCGACTGGTCTCTCGAAGACAAGGTGGCCCAGGTCTTCCGCCAACTCGAGTGCGGCGACGCCCGGATCGTCTTCGATCTGGAGCAGGAGAGCGCGAGCATCGTCACCGCGCCGGAGCTCGCGCTCCACGCGCTCGAGCCGCCGCCCCGCGCGGCCAACGGCTGA
- a CDS encoding cytochrome c oxidase subunit 3, whose protein sequence is MSATPIATTRSTAGMPTARLAVWWIIASEIVIFGGVLGSYIMHRLAHGIWADYAANTNPWIGLFNTFVLLTSSLAAVLAHQAAERGDGQRAANLLYATCGGGLVFLCVKAYEWSYEISHGMTITANTFWSFYYTAAGIHALHVIAGMVLMLFTASWAKKNEHLHRVEIIGIYWHFVDVVWIFLFPLLYIAK, encoded by the coding sequence ATGTCCGCAACACCGATCGCAACGACGCGCAGCACGGCGGGAATGCCCACCGCCCGACTCGCCGTCTGGTGGATCATCGCCTCGGAAATCGTGATTTTCGGCGGCGTCCTCGGGTCGTACATCATGCACCGCCTCGCCCACGGCATCTGGGCGGACTACGCGGCGAACACGAACCCCTGGATCGGGCTCTTCAACACGTTCGTGCTGCTGACCTCGAGCCTCGCAGCGGTGCTCGCGCATCAGGCGGCGGAGCGCGGTGACGGCCAGCGGGCCGCGAACCTGCTCTACGCGACCTGCGGCGGCGGCCTCGTCTTCCTCTGCGTCAAGGCGTACGAGTGGAGCTACGAGATCAGCCACGGCATGACGATCACGGCCAACACGTTCTGGTCGTTCTACTACACGGCGGCGGGCATCCACGCGCTCCACGTCATCGCCGGCATGGTGCTCATGCTCTTCACCGCCTCCTGGGCCAAGAAGAACGAGCACCTGCACCGGGTCGAGATCATCGGCATCTACTGGCACTTCGTCGATGTCGTCTGGATCTTCCTCTTCCCGCTCCTCTACATCGCCAAGTAA
- a CDS encoding cytochrome c oxidase subunit 3 — protein sequence MSNTYSPNRPGSVRLVSDERGEEKIISNGVLGMTLFILTEIMFFSGMISAFSIVRASALVWPPPDQPRLPIEETAFNTAALFASGLCLYLAQRRFDSDRAAARTPLIASIALGAFFVLFQGWEWATMLAQGLTLTSSTLGSFFYLIVGTHALHAIAALIMMVRVLRRHMSGWLQPSQLATAAVFWYFVVGAWPVVYWRVYL from the coding sequence ATGAGCAACACCTATTCCCCCAACCGTCCCGGTAGCGTCCGGCTCGTCTCGGACGAACGCGGCGAAGAGAAGATCATCTCGAACGGTGTCCTCGGGATGACGCTGTTCATCCTGACGGAGATCATGTTCTTTTCGGGCATGATCAGCGCGTTCTCGATCGTGCGCGCCTCCGCGCTCGTCTGGCCGCCGCCGGATCAGCCGCGCCTGCCGATCGAAGAGACCGCGTTCAATACGGCGGCGCTCTTCGCCTCGGGCCTCTGCCTCTACCTGGCCCAGCGTCGCTTCGACAGCGATCGTGCCGCGGCGCGGACGCCGCTGATCGCGTCGATCGCACTCGGCGCCTTCTTCGTCCTGTTCCAGGGATGGGAGTGGGCGACGATGCTCGCCCAGGGACTGACGCTCACGTCGTCGACCCTCGGCAGCTTCTTCTACCTGATCGTCGGCACGCACGCGCTGCACGCGATCGCGGCGCTGATCATGATGGTCCGCGTCCTTCGCCGACACATGTCGGGATGGCTCCAGCCCAGCCAGCTCGCGACGGCGGCGGTCTTCTGGTATTTCGTCGTGGGCGCGTGGCCGGTGGTGTACTGGCGCGTTTATCTCTAG
- a CDS encoding cbb3-type cytochrome c oxidase subunit I, which produces MAESIPVEENGHHAGDHRDHGHHEMSFSEKYIFPLDHKMIAMQYMFTGMFMALIGGFFAYAFRMQLAFPGIEVPGWGVVSPADYNSLVTNHGTIMIFWVAMPVLIAAFGNYLIPLMIGADDMVFPKINRLSYQVFLLSAIVILSAFFVEGGAFGGAWTAYPPLSTKAEYSLTGLGSTLWITAVFLEFVAFLLGGINFITTCMNSRAPGMKMWDIPMVVWMIVIASILFMLSVGPLLAGGIMMLFDQNLGTAFFDPDKGGDPILWQHLFWFFGHPEVYVVLLPAVGIVADVMTTFSRKKLFGYKTVLYTAIGTGVLSFTVWAHHQFIAGIDPRMANVFTVTTLLISVPIAEMMFVYIATLYGGSITLTTPMLWALAFIFEFLIGGITGIFLGASGNDIYMHDTYFVLAHFHYTFYPIAIIGTYAGFTYWFPKMFGRMMNDTLGKLHFWLTIIPFNGIFLPLFVLGAAGQHRRIYDYQNFPELALPWMQDMRQFATVMLLIMLGAQVLFFYNVITSWMSGEKAPKNPWKANSLEWTADSPPPHGNWPEGLPNCYRGPYEYSHPDREEDYWPQNEPA; this is translated from the coding sequence ATGATCGCCATGCAATACATGTTCACCGGCATGTTCATGGCGTTGATCGGCGGCTTCTTCGCCTACGCGTTTCGGATGCAGCTCGCGTTTCCCGGGATCGAGGTGCCGGGCTGGGGCGTCGTTTCACCGGCGGACTACAACTCACTCGTGACCAATCACGGGACGATCATGATCTTCTGGGTCGCGATGCCGGTCCTGATCGCAGCCTTCGGCAACTATTTGATCCCCCTCATGATCGGCGCGGACGACATGGTCTTCCCCAAGATCAACCGCCTCTCCTACCAGGTGTTCCTGCTCTCGGCGATCGTGATCCTCTCGGCGTTCTTCGTTGAGGGCGGCGCCTTCGGCGGCGCCTGGACCGCATATCCCCCGCTCTCGACCAAGGCCGAGTACTCCCTGACCGGATTGGGATCCACGTTGTGGATCACCGCGGTCTTCCTCGAGTTCGTCGCGTTCCTCCTGGGCGGCATCAACTTCATCACGACCTGCATGAACAGCCGCGCTCCCGGCATGAAGATGTGGGACATCCCGATGGTGGTCTGGATGATCGTGATCGCCTCGATCCTCTTCATGCTGTCGGTCGGCCCGCTGCTCGCCGGTGGCATCATGATGCTCTTCGACCAGAACCTCGGCACCGCCTTCTTCGACCCGGACAAGGGCGGCGACCCGATCCTCTGGCAGCACCTCTTCTGGTTCTTCGGCCACCCGGAGGTCTACGTCGTGCTCCTGCCGGCCGTGGGCATCGTGGCGGACGTGATGACGACCTTCAGCCGGAAGAAGCTCTTCGGCTACAAGACGGTCCTCTATACCGCGATCGGCACGGGCGTCCTCTCCTTCACCGTCTGGGCGCATCATCAGTTCATCGCCGGCATCGATCCGCGGATGGCGAACGTCTTCACGGTGACGACGCTGCTCATCTCGGTCCCGATCGCCGAGATGATGTTCGTCTACATCGCGACCCTCTATGGCGGGTCGATCACGCTGACCACGCCCATGCTCTGGGCGCTCGCGTTCATCTTCGAGTTCCTGATCGGCGGCATCACCGGCATCTTCCTGGGCGCGTCGGGCAACGACATCTACATGCACGACACCTACTTCGTGCTCGCCCACTTCCACTACACGTTCTATCCGATCGCCATCATCGGGACCTACGCGGGCTTCACCTACTGGTTCCCCAAGATGTTCGGTCGAATGATGAACGACACGCTCGGCAAGCTGCACTTCTGGCTGACGATCATCCCCTTCAACGGGATCTTCCTGCCGCTCTTCGTCCTGGGCGCCGCCGGCCAGCATCGTCGGATCTACGACTACCAGAACTTCCCCGAGCTGGCGCTGCCCTGGATGCAGGACATGCGGCAGTTCGCGACGGTCATGCTCCTGATCATGCTCGGCGCGCAGGTGCTCTTCTTCTACAACGTCATCACAAGCTGGATGTCGGGGGAGAAGGCGCCGAAGAATCCCTGGAAGGCGAACAGCCTCGAGTGGACGGCGGACTCTCCTCCGCCGCACGGGAACTGGCCCGAAGGTCTGCCGAACTGCTACCGCGGCCCCTACGAGTACAGCCACCCGGACCGCGAAGAGGACTACTGGCCGCAGAACGAACCGGCTTGA